One Paenibacillus sp. FSL H7-0737 DNA segment encodes these proteins:
- a CDS encoding DUF5316 family protein, producing MRIFIYIGLAFFVISGICVGGFTTGTQQRGNFYSESKEDRKIKNKVAKWSALGGVLSLAIAGVVYLM from the coding sequence ATGCGCATATTCATATATATAGGACTGGCTTTTTTTGTGATCTCTGGTATATGTGTTGGCGGATTTACGACAGGTACTCAGCAAAGAGGGAATTTTTATTCGGAATCCAAAGAAGACCGTAAAATTAAAAACAAAGTAGCGAAATGGTCTGCTTTAGGAGGAGTTCTTTCCTTGGCTATAGCTGGAGTAGTATATTTAATGTGA